One genomic segment of Candidatus Amarolinea dominans includes these proteins:
- a CDS encoding MFS transporter, with protein MQFIGAPLLGRLSDRFGRRPVLVISQIGTFAGFIVLGFADALWLLFLARPDRRLSGANISHRAGHDQRQHNEKTRTQGPG; from the coding sequence ATGCAGTTCATCGGCGCCCCACTGCTGGGGCGGCTCTCCGACCGCTTCGGGCGGAGGCCGGTACTCGTCATCAGCCAGATCGGGACGTTCGCGGGCTTCATCGTGCTCGGCTTTGCCGATGCGCTCTGGCTGCTCTTCCTCGCCCGGCCTGATCGACGGCTCTCCGGGGCGAACATCTCCCACCGCGCAGGCCATGATCAGCGACAGCACAACGAGAAGACCCGCACACAGGGGCCGGGCTGA